The genomic interval CCCAGCATAAAAAGAAGGCCAGGATTACAGCAGTGACTGTTTTGGAGAAGCTAGACAGGCGAAACGAGCCCTGAGAACGATTCGCTTTGATTGTGAGAAGTGTGCCTGTCACACATATAGCGGTAAACGGCAGGAGGAAGCCCACAGTGGTGCGGATCACCACTATTACGATGTGTCTGATGGCTGCTGTGTGTGCGTCCTGTGTGTGGAAGTTGTTGAAGCACACCACCTTGTCGTGCAAGCGCAGGGTTTCTCGGAAGATCAGCGCAGGGCAGCTCAAGGCGCCGGCCAGCACCCATATGCAGCCACACGTGACCCAGGCTCTCTCTACAGTTCGATGCCTCTGAGACCAGTTGAGGTGGACCAGTGACACGTACCTGTCTATGCTGAGCACAGTGAGGAAGAGCACGCTGGCGTACATGTTCATCACGGACACAAATGAGTTGAGCTTACACATGGCCAGACCAAAGTCCCAGTGGAAGTCCCGCAGAATGTAATCGATGTAGAAGGGCAggaacagcacaaacacaaagtcggCAATGGCAAGATTGAGCAGCCACACGCTGTTGACAGTCTTTTTGCTTTTGAACGCCGTCACCCAAATAACAGTCCCGTTTCCAATCAGCCCAAGCACAAAGGAAATAATATAGATCACCACTGAGATGATGTGCATAGTCTCCCCTTGCCTGTGTTCTACTTTAAGATCTTCCAAGTCGCCATACTCCAGGTAATAATCATAAGTGTAATTTCCATAGTCCTCGATGGGTTCCTCCATTACTGCAAGGATTGTGATTCTGTGAGAAGACAAAAAGATGTCACGATAAGATTTATTTTCAATATGGTGATGGAGTATCGTAAAGAAGCCCTGATTGTTCTTACCTCACACCCTTTATGATTTATGCTCCTCAAAAGGACCCAATGTGTATCCCGCCCCTCTTTTCCAATCACTCAGCTCCTGCGTGTTGTGGCTGGGACAGGGTGTGTCCCGAGAAACCCTGGAACACAGAGTTAACATCCATCTAGATCAACAGATCCCTCGTAGTGTGATTCATGTTGTTTGTTCTGTAAGTAAACATGGAAGAGCTGACACATGCTGTATTGTGACATAATTTATGAATGTCACAATGTTACTGGCTGCCTGATAAAAAATGTTGTATCTTCTCCAGGGACGAAATCAGAAAAAAACTGCGAGAAGAGTCATACTTTTGCACATATCTCAAATATTGGTATCGTCATCAAGGCCAAACCAGAGCTCATCACCACCACAATTGGATTCCAGTGTTTATCTTCTATCTATAGTCTACTCTAACATTACGCTGAACAGGAATGTCATGAACAGAACGTCTTCAAATGCAGAGGAGTAGCTGCAACTTTGCccaattttttttgtgaaaagataaaaactgaCAAACTGTTAAAGACTAAAATGCTAAATGCAAGAATCAGTGCAATccacaaataataatgatatccTTAATTAAGAGAAAAAGACAAGCAGTAAACAATAGAAAATCATATTATAAGTAATTATTAGAACTATTAGATCAACAATAAGAATaggatttaaatataataagaCAACAGTATTTATTTTCCCAATTTTTCAGAAGTAGCACCTCTATATCTGTTGTACTGCTTTCTTttgtacaatgacaataaagactCTATTCTATTGTACTCCACTTAATTTCCATTCATCTATATAGATAAAATTGACTTAtaaattgtaaaatgtaaaactgaTCAATAGGAGGAATCACTCTTGAAAGAGAacgtaaacaacaacacatttatgGTAAATGGAAACATTGGactggacagaaaaaaaaactttggagACTTTAAagctaataaaaaaatagaaaagtagAGCCTACACTATTGAAACAACAACATCTATATACAATCATCAGTTAACATTACAGAAACGGTCAGAGTTCACCATTCACTCGGTGCCACATAGGCACTGTTTGAATACTAAtggaataaacatgaagaggctTCTCACCTAAAAGTTGGAGCGCTCCCTTTTCTAAAAAAAACCTTCTGGATCAACACACGGCTGCTTAGCCTCGGTTAGCTCCGGTGTGCGGGGCCTGGTCTTATCCGTGACTTCTCCTCTCGGTCTCTGTGTTGCATGTGCAGTCCTCATCCAAACTAAACTGGGAACTGTGGTTCCAGGGCTGGAGGAGCGGAGAGGTGCAGTGGGCGCGCCAGGCTGACGCGTCAGACATGGACCAACGGAATGAAGAGAACTTATTGGTGCTCGGCtcggagcagaagaagaaagctTTCATTCAGAGAAAGCTGCCGAGTAAAAACCAATTTCTCCGCTCTGTGAGTAAAGGGGAAAGTTTGTTATAATTAGCCAGTTTTGTTGTTGATAggcagggattttttttcttttttctccaaaacaacagaaacgCAGAAACTTCCTGTTCAGCAAACTGCTTCTGCGTCTGCTTCCTTCCCACCAGCCACATTCTGAACTCGTTCATTCAGCACTTTGCTGCTCATTAAAACAGAGTAAACTCGTGGCAGGCCTCCGTGCTTTGAATGTGGATGTGCAGACTCACTTGATTACACTATAAAACGTTTGCTGGATTTACCATATTTCCACCATGTCTCCAGATACCGGACCATTAAAGCCACAGGGCAGAGTTTAATAAGGGGAACACCAGTGA from Pleuronectes platessa chromosome 14, fPlePla1.1, whole genome shotgun sequence carries:
- the cmklr2 gene encoding chemerin-like receptor 2; this encodes MEEPIEDYGNYTYDYYLEYGDLEDLKVEHRQGETMHIISVVIYIISFVLGLIGNGTVIWVTAFKSKKTVNSVWLLNLAIADFVFVLFLPFYIDYILRDFHWDFGLAMCKLNSFVSVMNMYASVLFLTVLSIDRYVSLVHLNWSQRHRTVERAWVTCGCIWVLAGALSCPALIFRETLRLHDKVVCFNNFHTQDAHTAAIRHIVIVVIRTTVGFLLPFTAICVTGTLLTIKANRSQGSFRLSSFSKTVTAVILAFFLCWVPFHTFSLMELSIHSSQYLHNILKAGFPLATSLGFFNSCINPLLYMLLGKKVRHILKRACLNITKSSLRELSQSVSATEMESVPGHYLDSIPEEPVESSTL